From a region of the Leptospira montravelensis genome:
- a CDS encoding enoyl-CoA hydratase/isomerase family protein gives MKSRFESKEYEFLEVESRETEDGKIVSIFLNNPSSRNSMTWKMGEEFADLIHSIKKEKVLPRAVIISGRNDVFCAGGDLNLLRSFSEKSFSQNRRDMRKFYGFFLSVRKLPVPVIAAVNGHAIGAGLSLTFGCDLRIFADEGKYSFNFVRLGIHPGMGSSYLSPELLGKSLGGRLLLTGETFDGKFAKSCGLALDSVPKTEVYARAMELALSLSKAAPLALQELKKNLYSWKHLDSALKKEAESQARNFISDDFKETIKSILEKRDPKFTGK, from the coding sequence ATGAAATCGCGATTTGAATCCAAAGAGTATGAATTCCTAGAAGTTGAATCCCGTGAAACAGAAGATGGAAAGATTGTTTCCATCTTCCTAAACAATCCTAGTTCCCGCAATTCCATGACATGGAAAATGGGGGAAGAATTTGCCGACCTTATCCATTCCATTAAAAAAGAAAAAGTCCTACCTCGGGCAGTAATCATTTCCGGTCGAAATGATGTTTTCTGTGCAGGTGGCGATTTAAATTTATTACGATCGTTTTCTGAAAAATCATTCTCGCAAAACAGACGTGATATGAGGAAATTCTATGGTTTCTTTTTATCAGTTCGTAAGTTACCAGTACCTGTGATTGCAGCAGTCAATGGACATGCAATTGGAGCAGGTCTTTCGTTAACCTTTGGATGTGATTTGCGCATTTTTGCTGATGAAGGAAAGTATTCTTTTAATTTTGTAAGACTTGGAATCCATCCTGGTATGGGTTCAAGTTATCTATCTCCAGAACTCCTTGGAAAAAGTCTAGGGGGAAGGTTATTACTTACCGGGGAAACTTTTGATGGTAAATTTGCCAAATCTTGTGGCCTCGCGCTGGATAGTGTTCCCAAAACAGAAGTATATGCACGCGCAATGGAGTTAGCATTATCGTTGTCAAAGGCTGCACCGCTCGCCTTACAAGAGTTAAAGAAGAATTTATACTCCTGGAAACACTTAGACTCGGCCTTAAAAAAAGAAGCAGAATCTCAAGCGCGGAACTTTATTTCGGACGACTTTAAAGAGACGATCAAAAGTATCTTAGAAAAGCGGGATCCCAAGTTTACCGGCAAATAA
- the hisA gene encoding 1-(5-phosphoribosyl)-5-[(5-phosphoribosylamino)methylideneamino]imidazole-4-carboxamide isomerase, protein MLVLPAIDLLDNEAVRLLQGDYSKKTVYSSEPEKMIQVFEEQGATLIHIVDLNAAKTGKSENEKAIRKIKANCSVELELGGGIRSLENMKFYDGLGVSRFILGTVAVEDPSVVELGLKTYGPNRIVIGVDAKDGLVRTKGWETNSGIKYTDFLKKMYVMGIRHVIFTDISKDGMMAGPNTAVYLELLSQFPDLQLVASGGVSSIDDLVNLYEVSQGKLFGAITGKAIYEGKLDLKESIRILSKKRNEN, encoded by the coding sequence ATGTTAGTATTACCTGCTATTGATCTTTTAGATAACGAAGCTGTCCGTTTACTCCAAGGGGATTATTCTAAAAAAACAGTTTATTCTTCTGAACCAGAAAAAATGATCCAAGTTTTTGAAGAACAAGGTGCCACTCTCATCCATATTGTGGATTTAAACGCTGCGAAAACCGGGAAATCAGAAAACGAGAAAGCCATCCGTAAAATCAAAGCTAACTGCTCCGTAGAATTAGAGCTAGGCGGTGGAATCCGTTCTTTGGAGAATATGAAATTTTATGATGGGCTTGGAGTTTCTAGGTTTATTTTAGGAACTGTGGCCGTGGAAGATCCGTCAGTGGTAGAGTTAGGTTTAAAAACCTACGGCCCAAACCGTATTGTGATTGGTGTGGATGCCAAAGATGGATTGGTTCGCACGAAAGGTTGGGAAACTAACTCTGGTATCAAATACACAGATTTTTTAAAAAAAATGTATGTTATGGGAATCAGGCATGTGATTTTTACTGATATTTCGAAAGATGGAATGATGGCAGGACCTAATACTGCGGTGTATTTAGAGTTGTTATCACAATTTCCTGATTTGCAACTTGTGGCTTCGGGAGGAGTATCCTCTATCGATGATTTGGTGAATTTATATGAGGTTTCCCAAGGGAAACTTTTTGGTGCCATCACGGGAAAAGCCATTTATGAAGGAAAATTAGACCTAAAAGAAAGTATCAGGATTCTAAGTAAGAAGAGGAATGAAAATTGA
- a CDS encoding Crp/Fnr family transcriptional regulator, with the protein MADLPLNPDCFACDYKNHNVLHCAAHETIERINAGKDFTVFPRGKHLVSSGEKALGFFFIKSGLVRSYVQLASGKEQTLRLSGPGDWVGFRDCISDSVSHHNVVAVEDTHACYITGDLIDALVKDDINFQKEVFKQMAKEWQEMEEHVVSLGTKQVHEKLAEILIVLDNAQGRKNQVELKVTRDVLATFIGTKTETLVRALSDLKAREFISVDKNRIDILNRAALYSLSKIA; encoded by the coding sequence ATGGCGGATCTTCCACTCAATCCTGATTGTTTTGCTTGTGATTATAAAAATCACAATGTCCTTCACTGTGCGGCGCATGAGACTATAGAAAGAATCAATGCTGGTAAAGACTTCACTGTATTTCCTCGAGGCAAACATCTTGTTTCCTCAGGGGAAAAGGCTCTTGGTTTTTTCTTCATCAAATCTGGTCTTGTGAGAAGTTATGTCCAACTTGCTAGTGGTAAGGAACAAACCTTACGTCTCAGTGGGCCTGGGGATTGGGTTGGATTTCGAGATTGTATTTCTGATTCTGTTTCCCACCACAACGTTGTTGCTGTAGAAGATACTCATGCGTGTTACATCACAGGTGATCTTATCGATGCACTTGTGAAAGATGACATCAACTTCCAGAAGGAAGTTTTTAAACAAATGGCAAAGGAATGGCAGGAGATGGAGGAACATGTTGTTTCTCTTGGAACCAAACAAGTCCACGAAAAATTAGCAGAAATACTCATCGTCTTAGACAATGCCCAAGGCCGAAAGAACCAAGTGGAACTCAAAGTGACTCGTGATGTCCTTGCCACATTTATCGGAACAAAAACAGAAACTTTAGTTCGCGCACTTTCTGATTTAAAGGCCAGAGAATTCATTTCTGTTGACAAAAACCGGATCGACATTCTGAACAGAGCAGCTCTGTATTCACTTTCAAAAATCGCATAA
- the feoB gene encoding ferrous iron transport protein B — protein sequence MKENRIYLVGNPNCGKSTLFNQLTGLKQKTGNFSGVTVEKREGTLNLDNVDWTITDLPGTYGLGGVAEDKKIAYEVLLSRKPEEQVIYVLDALNLERGLQFLLQIIDMGVPTLVVLTMKDVLEKKRIQLDLENLKKSIGLQFVLVNAKSGEGIENLKEILKNPNSFQKRPRLWTWGSKEEIFLSTAKQKLGINTNEAEFFLSQSLKFINKDPHLSDKRYFTKFPEETQNWLQSTVEGKGFHFYYEEEMIHRSFFIKKVLASVITYPKSIPGSWEEKLDRVLLHPVLGFVCFFLLMGLLFQSLFSFAELPMDLIESGITNLQSFVDGFLDDGLLKSLISEGIIGGVGSVIVFIPQIALLFLFIGILEESGYLARASFLMDRVMGKFGLSGKSFIPLLSSAACAVPAILGTRTIENKSDRFTTIMVSPLIMCSARYPVYILIVGTVFSFPPVLGIFNIQGFVLFSMFSLGMIVSFGFALLFRKTVFKEDASYFVMELPRYNLPSLKSLFHTVYAKVKSFLSTAGQIILYISVLLWFLSHFPADYKNNEWKTSPIETSYIGTIGKGMEPAIQPLGFDWKIGISILTSFAAREVMVSTLAVLYGSEENEEGESLRSTLRTETRADGSLVWTPLSGLSLLVFFAFASQCMSTLAVTKKETGTIFWPIVQFLYMTTLAICSSFLIFQLGKILGFS from the coding sequence ATGAAAGAAAATCGAATTTATTTAGTTGGGAATCCTAATTGTGGGAAATCAACTTTATTCAACCAACTTACAGGCCTAAAACAAAAAACAGGAAACTTCAGCGGAGTTACCGTCGAAAAAAGAGAAGGAACTCTAAATTTAGATAACGTTGACTGGACTATCACCGACTTACCAGGCACATACGGTCTTGGAGGAGTTGCGGAAGATAAAAAAATTGCTTATGAAGTATTACTTTCAAGAAAACCAGAAGAACAAGTAATTTATGTTTTAGATGCGTTGAATTTAGAACGTGGTCTTCAGTTTTTACTTCAAATTATTGATATGGGTGTTCCAACACTTGTAGTTTTAACTATGAAAGATGTGTTGGAGAAAAAAAGAATTCAATTGGATTTAGAAAATTTAAAAAAATCCATTGGACTCCAATTTGTTTTGGTTAATGCAAAATCTGGTGAGGGGATTGAAAACTTAAAAGAGATTCTAAAAAATCCAAATAGTTTTCAGAAACGCCCTCGATTATGGACTTGGGGATCAAAAGAAGAAATTTTTTTGTCTACCGCAAAACAAAAGCTAGGCATCAATACAAATGAAGCAGAATTCTTTTTATCACAATCGCTCAAGTTTATCAATAAGGACCCTCACTTAAGTGACAAACGTTATTTCACAAAGTTTCCAGAAGAAACTCAAAACTGGTTACAATCAACTGTAGAAGGAAAAGGTTTTCATTTTTACTACGAAGAAGAAATGATCCATCGCTCCTTTTTTATTAAAAAAGTTTTGGCAAGTGTTATCACCTACCCAAAATCCATTCCCGGCAGTTGGGAAGAAAAATTAGATCGAGTTTTATTACACCCAGTCCTTGGTTTTGTTTGTTTTTTCCTTTTGATGGGACTTCTATTTCAAAGTTTATTTAGTTTTGCCGAATTACCAATGGATTTAATTGAATCCGGGATCACAAACTTACAATCATTTGTTGATGGTTTCTTAGACGATGGACTTTTAAAATCTTTAATTTCAGAAGGGATTATTGGTGGTGTGGGAAGTGTTATCGTATTTATTCCTCAGATTGCACTTTTATTCCTATTCATAGGAATTTTAGAAGAATCTGGTTATTTAGCGCGTGCTAGTTTCTTAATGGACCGAGTGATGGGAAAATTTGGACTATCCGGAAAGTCTTTTATTCCTTTACTTTCTTCTGCCGCTTGTGCCGTTCCGGCGATCCTTGGAACAAGAACCATAGAAAACAAATCAGACCGTTTTACAACAATTATGGTATCCCCACTTATTATGTGTTCTGCTAGATATCCTGTATACATTTTAATTGTGGGAACTGTTTTTAGTTTTCCACCTGTTTTGGGAATATTTAATATCCAAGGGTTTGTTCTTTTCTCTATGTTTTCTCTTGGTATGATTGTTAGTTTCGGGTTTGCCCTTCTCTTCCGCAAAACTGTTTTTAAAGAAGATGCTTCCTATTTTGTAATGGAACTTCCCAGATACAATCTTCCTTCTTTAAAAAGTTTATTTCATACAGTTTATGCAAAGGTAAAATCGTTTTTATCAACCGCAGGGCAGATCATTTTGTACATATCTGTTTTGCTTTGGTTTCTAAGTCACTTCCCCGCAGATTACAAAAACAACGAATGGAAAACAAGTCCCATTGAAACATCATATATAGGTACCATTGGTAAGGGAATGGAACCTGCGATCCAACCGCTTGGTTTCGATTGGAAAATTGGAATCTCCATTTTAACATCTTTTGCCGCAAGAGAAGTGATGGTTTCCACCTTAGCAGTGCTATATGGATCAGAGGAAAACGAGGAAGGAGAATCCCTACGATCTACACTTCGCACCGAAACAAGGGCTGATGGAAGCCTCGTTTGGACACCACTCTCTGGATTATCACTCCTTGTATTTTTTGCCTTTGCCAGTCAATGTATGTCCACACTCGCTGTAACCAAAAAAGAAACCGGAACCATTTTTTGGCCGATTGTGCAGTTTTTGTATATGACAACACTTGCCATTTGTTCTTCCTTTCTCATTTTCCAATTAGGAAAAATTTTAGGATTTTCTTAA
- a CDS encoding PilZ domain-containing protein: MAIGRTDSMQELITILESLFEETIIGSDVNIVKHLFYYLKADNREFEFIYEEEIIVAAVEEIEAHTVTLMIPDLVEQGSRRARVRFEVMNINYQFEVVILDIQKDKTVIKTPTELQSYQLRTNKRIPVDDLFMNFIILFRSLTGGSREVGKNLYAESRFPHLMKEVRKDRPDSKLINVMLTEAIERISKDYEIHFFQPDEKLNEYDDFIKKTILRTGKTIYISDCNRITSYINDPGNDVLFNYFNEHKEMTKEFGEEFALDFFESMRKHESRNFYVSYVITPIRLYEDVVGFIKVHSTAMERFTISNNQAVYIFELAEIISYVFTKIAIQHGSYETMQSTTKVVDISLDGLLFEIYDKRLFQYLKRHNIIKMFIPLNKERTMIIRGEIIRFLDKGDHYHLGVNYFSSAPDDMLHLETYLFEKSMKILSE; the protein is encoded by the coding sequence ATGGCAATTGGCAGAACCGATTCGATGCAAGAACTCATAACGATTCTAGAATCGTTATTTGAAGAAACCATCATAGGATCCGATGTCAATATCGTTAAACATCTCTTTTATTACCTAAAGGCCGATAATAGAGAATTTGAATTTATATATGAAGAAGAAATAATTGTAGCTGCCGTAGAAGAAATTGAAGCCCACACAGTCACTTTAATGATTCCCGATCTGGTGGAACAAGGTTCCAGGCGGGCACGAGTTCGTTTTGAGGTGATGAACATCAATTACCAATTTGAGGTAGTGATCCTAGATATCCAAAAAGACAAAACAGTGATCAAAACTCCTACGGAGTTACAGTCCTACCAACTCAGAACCAATAAACGGATTCCAGTAGATGATTTGTTTATGAATTTTATCATTCTATTTAGAAGTTTAACTGGTGGTTCGAGAGAAGTGGGTAAAAACCTATATGCCGAAAGTCGATTTCCTCACCTAATGAAAGAAGTCCGAAAAGACAGGCCCGATAGTAAACTCATCAATGTTATGTTAACTGAGGCAATCGAACGAATTTCCAAAGATTATGAAATTCATTTTTTTCAACCAGATGAAAAACTAAACGAATATGATGACTTCATTAAAAAAACCATTCTAAGAACTGGAAAAACAATTTATATTTCAGATTGTAATCGAATCACTTCTTATATCAATGATCCAGGCAATGATGTTCTTTTTAATTATTTTAATGAACATAAAGAAATGACGAAGGAGTTCGGAGAAGAATTCGCATTGGATTTTTTTGAATCTATGCGTAAACATGAGTCTCGCAATTTTTACGTTTCCTATGTAATTACACCGATTCGATTGTATGAAGATGTTGTCGGATTTATCAAAGTACATTCCACAGCGATGGAACGATTTACCATCTCCAACAACCAAGCCGTATATATTTTTGAACTAGCTGAAATCATAAGTTATGTATTCACAAAAATTGCTATTCAACATGGCAGTTACGAGACCATGCAGTCCACGACAAAAGTTGTGGATATTTCTCTTGATGGACTTCTATTTGAAATATATGACAAACGCCTGTTTCAATATTTGAAACGCCACAATATCATCAAAATGTTTATACCTCTAAACAAGGAACGAACCATGATCATTCGTGGTGAAATCATTCGATTTTTAGATAAGGGAGATCATTATCACCTTGGGGTAAACTATTTCAGTTCGGCCCCAGATGATATGTTGCATTTGGAAACGTATTTATTCGAAAAGAGTATGAAAATTCTATCAGAGTGA
- the hisH gene encoding imidazole glycerol phosphate synthase subunit HisH, with translation MIAVLDFGMGNIHSLLKAVSLYTNDFKFTSDIETVKKADKIILPGDGHFDKAMQNLEEAGFSSVLKDHVAANKPLFGICIGYQVLFEDSDETSKVGTTIPGLGLIRGKIRKFEGKQNLKVPHMGWNKLFDIKAKNTKLLKGIPNESFMYFIHSYRPVGVDRLDITANCHYYGESFPAVVEKEAIFGTQFHPEKSDKTGLGILKNFIEL, from the coding sequence GTGATTGCAGTTTTAGATTTTGGAATGGGGAATATCCATTCCCTACTAAAAGCAGTTTCCCTTTATACAAATGATTTTAAATTCACAAGTGATATAGAAACAGTAAAAAAAGCAGATAAAATTATTCTGCCTGGTGATGGACATTTTGATAAAGCGATGCAGAACTTAGAAGAAGCTGGATTTTCATCTGTATTAAAAGATCATGTTGCGGCCAACAAACCTTTGTTTGGGATTTGTATCGGCTATCAAGTGTTATTTGAAGATTCAGATGAAACGTCGAAAGTAGGAACCACCATTCCTGGTTTAGGGCTTATTCGTGGTAAAATTAGAAAGTTTGAAGGCAAACAAAACTTAAAAGTTCCCCATATGGGTTGGAACAAACTATTCGATATCAAAGCAAAAAATACAAAATTGCTGAAAGGGATTCCGAACGAATCCTTTATGTATTTTATCCATTCCTATAGACCTGTTGGTGTAGACAGGTTGGACATCACAGCTAACTGCCATTATTATGGAGAATCCTTTCCTGCTGTAGTAGAAAAAGAAGCTATATTTGGAACTCAGTTTCATCCTGAAAAATCAGATAAAACAGGTCTTGGAATCCTGAAAAATTTTATAGAACTTTAA
- the hisB gene encoding imidazoleglycerol-phosphate dehydratase HisB, which produces MVESRKTSETDIRLDLNVRGTGVYQFDTEIPFFEHMLSHISKHGLIDMDLKLRGDIGIDCHHSVEDTAILMGQMIHTQLGDKKGIFRYGHFTLPMDEVLTTVAVDLGGRFYFKYTGPPMDGKFGIYDAELTLEFLQKFALNAKMNLHVVVHYGENRHHIHESIFKGLGKALRQALAIDTLAKDQIPSTKGMLE; this is translated from the coding sequence ATGGTGGAATCAAGAAAGACATCCGAGACAGACATCCGACTCGACCTCAATGTCCGAGGCACAGGGGTCTATCAGTTTGATACAGAAATCCCTTTTTTTGAGCATATGCTCTCTCATATCTCCAAACATGGACTCATCGATATGGATCTAAAACTCCGTGGGGATATTGGTATCGATTGCCACCACTCGGTGGAAGACACCGCCATCCTCATGGGCCAAATGATCCACACTCAGCTAGGTGACAAAAAGGGAATTTTTCGTTATGGTCATTTCACTTTGCCAATGGACGAAGTTCTAACCACCGTAGCCGTGGATTTAGGTGGACGTTTTTATTTTAAATACACCGGGCCTCCTATGGACGGAAAATTTGGAATTTATGATGCAGAACTTACCCTTGAGTTTCTTCAAAAATTTGCCCTCAATGCGAAAATGAATTTGCATGTGGTCGTTCACTACGGTGAAAATCGCCACCACATCCATGAATCTATATTTAAAGGCCTTGGTAAGGCTCTACGGCAAGCGCTTGCTATTGATACACTGGCAAAGGATCAAATCCCTTCTACAAAAGGAATGTTGGAGTGA
- a CDS encoding N-acetylneuraminate synthase family protein, with amino-acid sequence MDFKIGSKTLTRKSEPYLVAEIGLNHNSDLEIGKRTIAKAKESGAHAVKFQTYRTEEFIDSTNPDVKFLFDIFKQYELNESHHKEFQKTSLDLGLDFFSTPLCESAVDLLCGLNVPVLKIASGDIVNLPLLKKSIQSGKPLIVSTGAALPEEVTRAISLFQTNQTEVCLLHCVSMYPTPLNKVNLRSIPYYLDTTDYVVGFSDHSDGTLASSLACGLGAVVFEKHFTLDRNLEGPDHGISMDPMMFSKLASDLKQSFEMGGVYGKNTHTEETGGWFYGRRSLYKKGNSVLSLRPALHTKDQNVLNSWELDRVGDPSLLQEGPIRLAPKSK; translated from the coding sequence TTGGATTTTAAAATTGGATCAAAAACTCTTACAAGAAAATCAGAACCGTATTTAGTTGCTGAAATTGGACTAAACCATAATTCTGATTTAGAAATTGGCAAACGAACTATTGCCAAAGCAAAAGAATCTGGAGCGCATGCGGTCAAATTCCAAACCTATAGGACAGAAGAGTTCATTGATTCGACAAACCCTGACGTAAAATTTCTTTTTGATATTTTCAAACAATATGAATTGAACGAATCACATCATAAGGAATTTCAAAAAACTTCCTTAGACCTAGGACTTGATTTTTTTTCTACACCACTTTGTGAATCCGCAGTTGATTTGTTATGTGGATTAAATGTACCTGTATTAAAAATCGCTTCTGGCGATATAGTTAATTTGCCTTTATTAAAAAAATCAATCCAATCCGGGAAACCTTTGATTGTTTCCACTGGTGCTGCATTGCCAGAAGAAGTGACAAGAGCCATTTCTCTTTTTCAAACTAACCAAACAGAAGTTTGTCTACTCCATTGTGTTTCTATGTACCCCACACCATTAAATAAGGTAAACCTTAGATCCATTCCTTATTATTTGGATACCACTGATTATGTTGTTGGTTTTAGTGACCATTCGGATGGAACATTGGCATCTTCTTTGGCTTGTGGTTTGGGTGCCGTGGTTTTTGAAAAACACTTTACTTTGGATCGAAATTTAGAAGGCCCCGATCATGGAATTTCGATGGACCCAATGATGTTTTCTAAATTGGCAAGTGACCTAAAACAAAGTTTTGAAATGGGCGGTGTTTATGGAAAGAATACACACACGGAAGAAACAGGTGGTTGGTTCTATGGAAGAAGGTCATTGTATAAAAAAGGGAATTCAGTTCTGAGCCTCAGGCCAGCCTTACATACAAAAGATCAAAATGTTTTAAATTCCTGGGAGTTAGACCGAGTGGGAGATCCTTCTCTATTACAAGAAGGACCGATTCGTTTGGCACCTAAGTCTAAATAG
- a CDS encoding rhomboid family intramembrane serine protease, producing the protein MSRNRGQSPSLFGNPILHPLNVILIINCLIFFLQYFANQQLIYRFGLTPDFVLGGAVWQVFTYGFLHAVDLIPFHLLVNMYGMYMLGSNIIPIIGKTKFTILYFASQIGAGIFVVLSAYLNTMLGGNIPFLESMTTQTIGASGALFGLLALFGIFYPNAELLLFIFPVKAKNAVWVSLVIGYLISQLGNAAISNTCHLGGALTALILYKIFQKQIKPGSLPYIPGLEWEAPRETKIQQKAKPAVVEDLFQDQKKINESVLKQIDSKKDKDSVINYLQGIQVANANICPPSTYNTEDPICLRCEWLANCALRKAKE; encoded by the coding sequence ATGTCTAGAAATCGAGGCCAGAGTCCTAGTTTATTTGGGAATCCCATCCTTCATCCCCTGAATGTAATTCTCATCATCAATTGTCTTATTTTTTTTCTGCAATACTTTGCAAACCAACAGTTAATCTATCGATTTGGATTAACACCTGATTTTGTGTTAGGTGGAGCAGTTTGGCAAGTTTTTACTTATGGTTTTTTACATGCTGTAGATCTAATTCCTTTTCACTTACTGGTGAATATGTATGGGATGTATATGTTGGGTTCCAACATCATTCCCATCATTGGAAAAACAAAATTTACCATTTTGTATTTTGCCTCACAAATTGGTGCGGGAATTTTTGTGGTTCTTTCTGCTTATTTGAATACAATGTTAGGTGGTAATATTCCATTTTTGGAATCCATGACCACACAAACCATTGGTGCCTCTGGGGCTCTTTTTGGATTGCTCGCTTTATTTGGTATTTTTTATCCTAATGCCGAACTCCTATTATTTATTTTTCCAGTTAAAGCTAAAAATGCAGTTTGGGTATCCCTTGTGATTGGATATTTAATTTCCCAACTGGGAAATGCAGCCATCTCCAATACCTGTCATTTGGGTGGTGCACTTACTGCGCTCATCCTCTATAAAATTTTCCAAAAACAAATCAAACCGGGTAGTTTGCCTTACATTCCAGGACTAGAATGGGAAGCTCCACGAGAGACTAAAATCCAACAGAAGGCCAAACCGGCTGTTGTTGAGGATCTTTTCCAAGACCAAAAAAAAATCAACGAATCTGTATTGAAACAGATTGATTCTAAGAAAGATAAGGATTCGGTAATAAATTATTTACAAGGAATCCAAGTGGCAAACGCCAATATTTGTCCTCCATCTACGTATAACACCGAGGATCCGATCTGCTTACGTTGTGAATGGTTAGCAAATTGTGCACTTCGTAAGGCAAAAGAATAA
- a CDS encoding thioredoxin domain-containing protein, with protein sequence MNRKNLALAGVIGGAIGLIVSFLLAIEYFGIGTENVASSACSALGGGDSCLKVAESSYSAIPGVPFLGNVPIALLGFGFYGLITYSFFLVTRAKTNEEVSNFISLLFPILVLGLIFDFVLFGISVGIIGTICQLCFITYIVTIALLGILFLLWKTEGKPTLNFPVAIKDGITTAALVYFFSFSLGFATSKMWVSGSNSNTLATSRGMDSAEIQSKIAAYFQEPTLGIKVEGYPFIGKKDAPITIVKYADYNCGHCMHTSHILHTVLSEYDGMVRVVYKNFPLDGTCNRLMQQPRPGATSCVAAIAAICADKQGKFEPMYRGLYDNLEKGVAHSGSSVVNLANSIGLNVNSLKACMASKEAQNQLNAEIDEAEKLNIQSTPSLYVNDRKIESGTPNPAFLKSLLEQIIQKM encoded by the coding sequence ATGAATCGTAAGAATTTAGCATTAGCAGGGGTGATTGGTGGAGCCATAGGACTCATCGTCTCTTTCCTATTGGCAATTGAATATTTTGGAATTGGAACTGAAAATGTTGCTAGTTCTGCCTGTTCTGCGTTAGGCGGTGGTGACTCCTGCTTAAAAGTTGCAGAGAGTTCTTATTCGGCGATTCCTGGAGTTCCTTTTTTAGGAAATGTTCCGATCGCCTTACTTGGATTTGGTTTCTACGGACTAATTACATATTCTTTCTTTTTGGTAACTAGAGCTAAAACGAATGAAGAAGTTTCTAATTTTATTTCTCTTTTGTTTCCTATTCTGGTTTTAGGACTGATTTTTGATTTTGTACTTTTTGGGATTTCTGTAGGTATTATCGGAACCATTTGCCAACTTTGTTTCATCACTTACATCGTTACCATTGCTCTCCTAGGGATTTTGTTTTTACTTTGGAAAACTGAAGGTAAACCAACCTTGAATTTCCCTGTTGCCATCAAAGATGGAATAACAACGGCAGCTCTGGTATATTTTTTCAGTTTTTCTCTTGGGTTTGCCACAAGCAAAATGTGGGTGAGTGGGTCTAATTCCAATACGCTAGCCACTTCAAGAGGAATGGATTCGGCAGAAATCCAATCAAAAATTGCGGCTTATTTCCAAGAGCCAACACTCGGAATCAAAGTGGAAGGTTATCCTTTTATTGGTAAAAAAGATGCACCGATCACTATTGTAAAATATGCAGATTATAATTGTGGGCATTGTATGCACACAAGTCATATCTTACATACGGTTCTTTCCGAATATGATGGAATGGTTCGTGTAGTTTATAAAAACTTTCCACTAGACGGAACTTGTAACCGTCTTATGCAACAACCAAGGCCAGGGGCAACCTCTTGTGTTGCAGCCATTGCAGCCATTTGTGCAGATAAACAAGGAAAGTTTGAGCCGATGTATCGTGGTTTATATGATAACTTGGAAAAGGGTGTTGCTCACTCAGGATCTAGTGTTGTCAATTTAGCTAATTCTATTGGCCTCAATGTCAATTCATTGAAAGCATGTATGGCTTCTAAAGAAGCACAAAATCAATTGAATGCGGAGATTGATGAAGCCGAGAAGTTAAATATCCAATCGACTCCTTCTCTTTATGTGAATGATAGAAAAATCGAAAGTGGAACACCCAATCCAGCTTTTCTAAAATCACTTCTCGAACAAATCATTCAAAAAATGTAA
- a CDS encoding LIC11177 family protein, with protein MPVEKKSSVEEVLKREKLAKEFEKEKRSSEQKAIEQAAAKLSSQSQETTDTVKTSKFITNIDIVFSQAKTDLRFYFLNDGTYADDFKRMFLENESIFKRYGITSQKYLEYIRESFDRYKKIHDMMPLDPMKPKHFKYVEDSISELVRMFNQRFGK; from the coding sequence ATGCCTGTAGAAAAGAAATCCTCTGTAGAAGAGGTTCTCAAACGCGAAAAATTAGCAAAAGAATTCGAAAAAGAAAAACGTAGTTCCGAACAAAAAGCGATCGAACAAGCGGCAGCGAAATTGTCTTCGCAGAGCCAAGAAACAACAGATACGGTCAAAACTTCCAAATTCATTACGAATATCGATATAGTTTTTTCACAGGCTAAAACGGACCTCCGTTTCTATTTTTTGAACGACGGAACATATGCAGATGATTTTAAGAGAATGTTCCTTGAGAATGAATCTATCTTCAAACGTTATGGAATCACAAGCCAAAAGTACCTAGAATACATTCGAGAGTCCTTTGACCGTTATAAAAAAATTCATGATATGATGCCTTTGGATCCGATGAAACCAAAACATTTTAAATATGTGGAAGATTCCATCTCGGAACTCGTGCGTATGTTCAACCAACGATTCGGTAAATAA